One Rhizobium sp. NRK18 genomic window carries:
- a CDS encoding TetR/AcrR family transcriptional regulator, with translation MLTSEERRARILAAAEKTFMTSGYGRATMEEIARNSGMSKKTLYQFFSDKAQIFEALVEAQDLPPRLEMPAETGRDDLTETLRRGLVQFASYVLSGPQIALTRLVISEASHHPEMSRLFFGICVERGRRQIAEFIGHFQKQGLLAATVDAETLADVLVGGTFAMSHLSQLMMGNSDVGISTRTLERDIGLRLNALLQGFLPETGPR, from the coding sequence GTGTTGACGAGCGAGGAACGGCGGGCGCGCATATTGGCGGCGGCGGAGAAGACCTTCATGACGTCCGGCTACGGACGGGCGACAATGGAGGAGATCGCACGCAACAGCGGCATGTCGAAGAAGACGCTCTACCAGTTCTTCAGCGACAAGGCGCAGATCTTCGAGGCACTGGTCGAGGCGCAGGACCTGCCGCCACGGCTGGAGATGCCGGCCGAAACAGGCAGGGATGACCTCACGGAGACCCTGCGGCGCGGTCTCGTCCAATTCGCCTCCTATGTGCTGTCGGGGCCGCAGATAGCGCTGACCCGGCTGGTCATTTCCGAGGCCAGCCACCATCCAGAGATGTCCCGGTTGTTTTTCGGGATATGCGTCGAGCGCGGGCGACGGCAGATCGCCGAATTCATCGGACATTTCCAGAAACAGGGGCTCCTGGCCGCGACGGTCGATGCAGAAACGCTCGCGGATGTTCTGGTCGGCGGCACCTTTGCCATGTCGCATCTCAGCCAACTGATGATGGGGAACAGCGATGTCGGGATCTCCACGCGGACGCTGGAACGGGACATCGGCCTGCGGCTGAATGCGCTGCTGCAGGGGTTCCTGCCCGAAACCGGACCCCGCTAA
- a CDS encoding TrmH family RNA methyltransferase encodes MSKDRNDDRSARDSHYASLRRQHRDKKRERGEIPTPSPKDRRQAAAAQWSPPSLQPDQVFLYGLHTVRAALDNPARTLIKLSVTQNALARLEIDDPGALRCPVEIVQPSDIDKMLGPDAIHQGVMLETRPLPVRKLEALKESPLILVLDQVTDPHNVGAIMRSAVAFAAGAVITTQRHSPTESGVLAKSASGALEMIPYIQVTNLADALGELHKLGFFAIGLDSEGPAAIEGTFSGEKIALVLGSEGKGLRQKTRETVSALARLDMPGEIKSLNVSNAAAIALYATRQFLLSSKG; translated from the coding sequence ATGAGCAAAGACAGAAACGACGACCGGTCCGCCAGGGACAGCCATTACGCCAGCCTGCGCCGCCAGCATCGCGACAAGAAGCGCGAGCGGGGCGAGATCCCGACGCCATCGCCGAAGGATCGCCGCCAGGCGGCCGCTGCGCAATGGTCGCCCCCTTCCCTGCAGCCGGACCAGGTGTTCCTCTACGGCTTGCACACGGTGCGCGCCGCGCTGGACAATCCGGCCCGCACGCTGATCAAGCTATCGGTCACGCAGAATGCGCTTGCCCGTCTCGAAATCGACGACCCGGGCGCACTTCGCTGCCCGGTCGAGATCGTCCAGCCGTCGGACATTGACAAGATGCTTGGGCCCGATGCCATCCACCAGGGCGTGATGCTGGAGACGCGGCCGCTGCCGGTGCGCAAGCTGGAAGCGCTGAAGGAAAGCCCACTCATCCTCGTCCTCGATCAGGTGACAGATCCGCACAATGTCGGCGCCATCATGCGTTCGGCCGTGGCATTTGCCGCCGGTGCGGTCATCACCACGCAGCGCCATTCGCCGACCGAATCGGGCGTGCTTGCCAAATCGGCATCCGGCGCGCTGGAGATGATCCCCTACATTCAGGTCACCAATCTCGCCGACGCGCTCGGCGAACTGCACAAGCTCGGCTTCTTCGCGATCGGCCTCGATTCGGAAGGACCAGCGGCCATCGAGGGCACCTTCTCCGGCGAGAAGATCGCCCTCGTTCTGGGGTCGGAAGGCAAGGGTCTCAGGCAGAAGACGCGCGAGACCGTGAGCGCACTCGCAAGGCTGGACATGCCCGGCGAGATCAAGTCGCTCAATGTTTCGAACGCCGCGGCAATCGCGCTCTATGCCACGAGGCAGTTTTTGCTATCCTCCAAAGGATGA
- a CDS encoding HAD-IIB family hydrolase produces MILVFSDLDGTLLDHETYSFDAARPALERFRDKGIPLILASSKTEAEMLPIAEAMGIDYPLIVENGAGIARHPAATTHQTDDTYAKIRSVLAALPTELKGLFASFGDWDAETVSERTGLPIESARLARMRRFSEPGLWSGTEEQKEAFKALLNDEGLMAVQGGRFFTIMPKTSKAERMRALADWYAETSGSAVRTIALGDAQNDVAMIEAADTGVIVANPAHAPLPPLAGEADGRILRTTKPGPQGWNDIILQIIGP; encoded by the coding sequence ATGATTCTCGTCTTTTCCGATCTCGACGGAACACTTTTGGACCATGAGACCTATTCCTTCGACGCGGCACGGCCCGCGCTCGAGCGGTTTCGTGACAAGGGTATTCCGCTGATCCTCGCCTCCAGCAAGACCGAGGCCGAAATGCTGCCGATCGCCGAGGCGATGGGCATCGACTATCCGCTGATCGTCGAGAATGGTGCCGGAATCGCCCGCCATCCCGCCGCGACCACACATCAGACGGATGACACCTACGCGAAGATCCGCAGCGTCCTTGCCGCATTGCCGACGGAACTCAAAGGCCTGTTTGCGAGTTTCGGTGACTGGGATGCCGAAACCGTCAGCGAACGGACCGGTCTTCCCATCGAAAGCGCCAGGCTCGCCAGAATGCGCCGCTTTTCCGAACCGGGTCTCTGGTCCGGGACCGAGGAGCAGAAGGAAGCCTTCAAGGCGCTGCTGAATGACGAGGGGTTGATGGCGGTTCAGGGCGGGCGCTTCTTCACGATCATGCCAAAGACATCGAAAGCCGAGCGCATGCGCGCGCTTGCAGACTGGTACGCCGAGACAAGCGGCAGCGCCGTCCGGACGATCGCGCTCGGCGATGCGCAGAACGATGTGGCGATGATCGAGGCGGCCGATACCGGCGTCATTGTCGCCAATCCGGCGCATGCGCCCCTTCCGCCTCTGGCGGGAGAGGCGGACGGACGCATTCTGAGAACGACAAAACCCGGCCCGCAGGGCTGGAATGACATAATTCTGCAAATCATCGGTCCGTAA
- a CDS encoding glycosyl transferase, with translation MADFHQNGVVATLHNFRERSTAEIEKDLELFSKVRPITLILPSLYSELEAPALEKIVDELSGANYISSIVIGLDQATREQYLHAREYFSRLPQEHHILWNDGARLRAVDERLAEANLAPDQPGKGRNVWYCIGFVLGQRNAGVVALHDCDIVTYKRDMLARLVYPVTNPGFPYVFSKGYYPRIADGSLNGRVTRLLVTPLLLSLERVLGHHPYIDYLKAFRYPLAGEFAMRSHILADIRIPSDWGLEIGVLSELWRNYSNTAICQVDIADRYDHKHQPLSPEDAAKGLSRMSIDICKAVLRKLATDGVVFSHETLRTLKATYYRTALDLVEIYHNDAKMNGFSTDRHKEEQGVELFAANLVEAGNIFLEYPNATPFMPSWNRVQSALPGIFEEIQAAVRRDAEDAGK, from the coding sequence TTGGCGGATTTTCATCAGAACGGCGTGGTGGCGACGCTCCACAATTTTCGCGAACGCAGCACCGCCGAGATCGAAAAGGACCTCGAACTTTTTTCCAAGGTCCGGCCGATCACCCTGATCCTGCCCTCGCTTTATTCGGAACTGGAAGCGCCGGCACTGGAAAAGATCGTCGATGAGCTTTCCGGGGCGAACTACATTTCCTCGATCGTCATCGGCCTCGATCAGGCGACGCGCGAACAGTATCTGCATGCCCGCGAGTATTTCTCCCGCCTGCCGCAGGAGCACCACATCCTCTGGAACGACGGCGCGCGGCTGAGGGCCGTCGACGAACGGCTGGCCGAGGCCAATCTGGCGCCCGACCAGCCCGGCAAGGGCCGCAATGTCTGGTATTGCATCGGCTTCGTGCTCGGCCAGCGCAATGCCGGCGTGGTGGCGCTGCACGATTGCGATATCGTCACCTACAAGCGCGACATGCTCGCCCGCCTCGTCTATCCGGTCACCAATCCCGGCTTCCCCTACGTCTTTTCCAAGGGCTACTATCCGCGCATCGCCGATGGTTCGCTGAACGGACGTGTGACGCGCCTTCTGGTGACGCCGCTGCTGCTCAGCCTGGAACGCGTGCTCGGGCATCATCCCTATATCGACTACCTGAAGGCCTTCCGCTATCCGCTCGCCGGCGAGTTCGCCATGCGCTCGCACATTCTCGCCGACATCCGGATTCCGTCCGACTGGGGACTGGAAATCGGCGTGCTTTCCGAGCTGTGGCGTAACTATTCGAACACGGCGATCTGCCAGGTCGACATCGCCGACCGCTACGACCACAAGCACCAGCCGCTGTCGCCGGAGGATGCGGCCAAGGGGCTGTCGCGCATGTCGATCGACATCTGCAAGGCGGTATTGCGGAAGCTTGCGACCGACGGCGTCGTCTTCAGCCACGAAACGCTGCGGACGCTCAAGGCCACCTATTACCGCACGGCGCTCGATCTCGTGGAGATCTACCACAACGACGCCAAGATGAACGGCTTCTCGACGGACCGGCACAAGGAAGAGCAAGGTGTCGAACTGTTCGCCGCCAATCTCGTCGAGGCCGGCAACATCTTCCTCGAATATCCGAACGCGACGCCTTTCATGCCGAGCTGGAACCGCGTGCAGAGCGCTCTGCCCGGCATTTTCGAGGAAATCCAGGCGGCCGTGCGCCGCGATGCAGAGGACGCCGGCAAGTAG
- a CDS encoding MFS transporter codes for MPIIAFFRENARWIAGGFLLNFFSAFGQTFFISLSAGGIRGEYGLSNGQYGVIYMIATLGSALTLPMLGRIVDHFSVARVTLMIMPVLALACALMAVSTWLPLLLFTIYLLRLFGQGMMTHTAQTAMARWFSGQRGRAVSFTNLGLQGGEAALPFLFVILGGAFGWRNTWFFAACAIVAVGLPAILMLMRVERTPRQTDRPVRHSGARDWTRGEVVRDPVFWMTMLGVLAPGFIATTIFFHQVYLVELRGWSLTVFAGAFVFSSASCVVAALITGQLIDKFSAVDLMPYFLLPMACACAVLAAFSGEWSAFAFMCLLGISNGVAGTLLGALWPEVYGLKHLGGIRSIIIALTVFGTAMGPGITGYLIDFGVYYPFQIAAMGVYCLLATGLMALVRQRIVARNATEPAHGVDPAA; via the coding sequence ATGCCGATCATCGCCTTTTTCCGCGAGAATGCCCGCTGGATTGCCGGCGGCTTCCTGCTGAATTTCTTCTCCGCCTTCGGGCAGACCTTCTTCATCTCGCTGTCGGCCGGCGGCATTCGTGGCGAGTACGGTCTCTCGAATGGCCAGTATGGCGTCATCTACATGATCGCCACGCTCGGCAGCGCCCTGACGCTGCCGATGCTCGGCCGCATCGTCGACCATTTCTCGGTGGCGAGGGTGACGCTGATGATCATGCCGGTGCTGGCGCTCGCCTGCGCGCTCATGGCGGTTTCCACCTGGCTGCCGCTGCTGCTCTTCACCATCTATTTGCTGCGCCTCTTCGGCCAGGGCATGATGACCCATACGGCGCAGACGGCGATGGCACGCTGGTTTTCGGGCCAGCGGGGCAGGGCGGTATCGTTCACCAATCTCGGCCTGCAGGGCGGCGAGGCGGCGCTGCCCTTCCTGTTCGTCATCCTCGGCGGCGCCTTCGGCTGGCGCAACACCTGGTTCTTTGCGGCCTGCGCCATCGTCGCCGTCGGTCTGCCGGCGATCCTCATGCTGATGCGGGTGGAACGCACACCGCGCCAGACCGACCGGCCGGTGCGCCACAGCGGCGCGCGTGACTGGACGCGAGGCGAAGTCGTGCGCGATCCGGTCTTCTGGATGACCATGCTCGGCGTTCTGGCGCCGGGCTTCATCGCCACGACGATCTTCTTCCATCAGGTCTATTTGGTGGAGCTTCGCGGCTGGTCGCTTACCGTGTTTGCCGGCGCCTTCGTCTTTTCGTCGGCCTCCTGCGTCGTCGCAGCCCTCATCACCGGCCAGCTGATCGACAAGTTCTCGGCCGTCGATCTGATGCCATACTTCCTGCTGCCGATGGCCTGCGCCTGTGCGGTTCTGGCGGCGTTTAGTGGCGAATGGAGCGCGTTCGCCTTCATGTGCCTGCTCGGCATCTCCAACGGCGTCGCCGGCACGCTCCTGGGCGCGCTCTGGCCCGAGGTCTATGGGCTCAAACATCTCGGCGGTATCCGCTCGATCATCATCGCGCTCACCGTATTCGGCACGGCGATGGGTCCGGGGATTACCGGCTACCTGATCGATTTCGGCGTCTACTATCCGTTCCAGATCGCTGCCATGGGCGTCTACTGCCTGTTGGCGACCGGACTGATGGCGCTCGTCCGGCAGAGGATTGTCGCCCGCAACGCCACAGAACCGGCACACGGTGTCGATCCCGCGGCATGA
- a CDS encoding Asp/Glu racemase yields MTVFPFILDRRDSERARLGLVVLQSDETIERDFRRLMPNGVSLYVTRVESDPEVTTETLAGMRDRIAGAAGLLPRPVCFDSVGYGCTSGTSVIGVGAIAERLRAGCDTKATSEPVSALLAAAGALGLKRIAFLSPYVAEVSARLRGVLSDGGLESPVFGTFDEAREENVAWIDRASIIEAATSLVGDSDVDAVFLSCTNLRTLDCLAAIESAIGRPALSSNQVLCWQMLRLAGIDDRMSGYGRLFEMA; encoded by the coding sequence ATGACGGTCTTTCCCTTTATCCTCGACCGCCGCGACAGCGAACGCGCCCGGCTCGGCCTCGTCGTCCTGCAATCGGATGAGACGATCGAACGCGATTTTCGCCGGCTCATGCCGAACGGCGTGTCGCTCTACGTCACCCGCGTCGAAAGCGATCCGGAGGTGACGACCGAGACGCTTGCCGGGATGCGCGACCGCATTGCCGGTGCCGCCGGGCTCCTGCCGCGGCCGGTCTGCTTCGATTCTGTCGGATATGGCTGCACGTCGGGAACGTCGGTGATCGGCGTCGGTGCCATCGCCGAACGGCTGCGGGCCGGCTGCGACACAAAGGCGACAAGCGAGCCGGTCTCCGCGCTGCTGGCGGCTGCCGGTGCCCTCGGCCTCAAACGCATCGCCTTCCTGTCGCCCTATGTCGCCGAGGTCTCGGCGCGCCTGCGCGGCGTGCTCTCCGATGGCGGTCTGGAAAGTCCCGTCTTCGGCACGTTCGATGAAGCACGGGAGGAAAATGTCGCCTGGATCGACCGGGCCTCGATCATCGAGGCGGCGACATCACTGGTCGGTGACTCCGATGTCGATGCGGTGTTTCTCTCCTGCACCAATCTCAGAACGCTCGATTGCCTGGCGGCGATCGAATCGGCCATCGGCCGCCCGGCGCTCTCCAGCAATCAGGTTCTCTGCTGGCAGATGCTGCGGCTCGCCGGCATCGACGATCGCATGAGCGGCTACGGCCGGCTCTTCGAGATGGCGTGA
- a CDS encoding M24 family metallopeptidase: MTPTPARGFDVGEYKGRVARAQALMREQGLAALLLTTEPEIRYFTGFLTRFWESPTRPWFLVLPADGAPIAVIPAIGEALMRKTWITDIRTWPSPAPDDGVSLLADALRELGGNSGRIGVPSGPETMLRMPLASLEAVKARLAGLEFGGDADIMRRLRMIKSAAEIDKIREACRIGNAAFARVGEIASPGRPLEDVFRRFQMLCLEEGADHVSYLAGGAGLLGYDDVISPAGPTPLCAGDVLMLDTGLVWDGYFCDFDRNFAIGSSSAAVSRAHRQLVTATEAAFAALRPGMTAAELKAVMVNSIVSDGGTPSGGRFGHGLGMQLTEWPSLIEHDHTVIAENMVLTLEPCIELGGGSILVHEENVRVTAAGGERLTRFASPEIQVV, encoded by the coding sequence ATGACGCCCACGCCCGCACGCGGTTTCGATGTCGGCGAATATAAGGGCCGCGTGGCCCGTGCTCAGGCGCTGATGCGGGAGCAGGGGCTTGCCGCGCTGCTTCTGACCACGGAACCCGAAATCCGCTATTTCACCGGCTTCCTCACCCGTTTCTGGGAAAGCCCGACCCGTCCCTGGTTCCTCGTCCTGCCGGCGGACGGAGCGCCGATCGCCGTCATTCCAGCCATCGGCGAAGCGCTGATGCGCAAGACATGGATTACCGACATCCGCACCTGGCCGTCGCCGGCACCCGATGACGGCGTCAGCCTGCTTGCCGATGCGCTGCGTGAATTGGGTGGCAACAGCGGCCGCATCGGTGTGCCCTCCGGTCCCGAGACGATGCTTCGCATGCCGCTTGCGAGCTTGGAGGCGGTCAAGGCGCGTCTGGCCGGCCTCGAATTCGGTGGCGATGCCGACATCATGCGGCGGCTGAGGATGATCAAGTCGGCGGCCGAGATCGACAAGATCCGCGAGGCCTGCCGGATTGGCAATGCCGCCTTTGCCCGCGTCGGGGAGATCGCCTCGCCGGGGCGGCCGCTCGAGGACGTGTTTCGCCGTTTTCAGATGCTCTGTCTGGAGGAGGGCGCCGACCACGTGTCCTATCTCGCCGGGGGTGCCGGACTGCTCGGCTACGACGATGTCATCTCGCCCGCCGGTCCGACGCCGCTTTGCGCCGGCGATGTTCTGATGCTGGACACCGGGCTCGTCTGGGACGGCTATTTCTGCGACTTCGACCGCAACTTCGCCATAGGCTCGTCTTCGGCTGCTGTTTCGCGCGCCCACCGACAACTGGTGACGGCGACCGAGGCGGCCTTCGCGGCATTGCGGCCGGGCATGACTGCGGCCGAATTGAAGGCGGTCATGGTGAACTCGATCGTTTCAGATGGCGGCACGCCGTCGGGTGGACGCTTCGGCCATGGGTTGGGCATGCAGTTGACGGAGTGGCCGTCGCTGATCGAACATGACCACACTGTCATTGCGGAGAACATGGTGCTGACGCTGGAGCCCTGCATCGAGCTTGGCGGTGGCTCGATCCTCGTTCACGAGGAAAATGTCCGGGTGACGGCTGCGGGCGGCGAGCGGCTGACGCGCTTCGCGTCCCCGGAAATCCAGGTGGTCTGA
- a CDS encoding pyridoxal-phosphate dependent enzyme has translation MHLLNNPWRRSARDFPIAAEIPFPSTDAERVAALLKHCPAHGETPLRRSLELAARAGIADVFVKDERGRMGLGSFKALGAAYVIVSEAAATGDPHPQSLAGRTYVTASAGNHGLSVAAGARLFGAKAKVFISETVPDSFAARLAAKGADVVREGETYEASMAAAEKAATDNGWQLLSDSSWPGYIDRPWRLMEGYLQLAAEAAAAMDEPPTHIFLQAGVGGLAGAVAAYGRRVWGDAPIIVVVEPELAPALIASIEAGKLVKTEGGVSAMGRLDCKEASMIALKGLARDADLFMTISEVEAEAAMQPLADAGLATTPSGGAGLAGLLAIGGQASDFGLDSQSRVLAILSEEPQ, from the coding sequence GTGCATCTGCTGAACAATCCGTGGCGCCGGTCGGCGCGTGATTTTCCGATCGCTGCCGAGATACCGTTTCCGAGCACCGATGCCGAGCGCGTCGCTGCGCTTCTGAAACACTGTCCAGCCCATGGCGAAACGCCGCTGCGACGCTCGCTGGAACTCGCCGCCCGTGCCGGTATCGCGGATGTCTTCGTCAAGGACGAGCGCGGCCGGATGGGGCTCGGCAGTTTCAAGGCGCTGGGCGCCGCATACGTCATCGTGTCCGAGGCGGCCGCTACCGGTGATCCGCACCCGCAAAGCCTCGCCGGGCGCACCTATGTCACCGCCAGCGCCGGCAATCACGGTCTTTCGGTCGCCGCCGGAGCAAGACTTTTCGGCGCGAAGGCCAAGGTGTTCATTTCCGAGACCGTGCCGGATAGCTTCGCCGCCCGTCTTGCCGCCAAGGGCGCTGACGTCGTCCGCGAGGGTGAGACCTATGAGGCGAGCATGGCGGCGGCCGAAAAGGCCGCCACCGACAATGGCTGGCAGCTTCTCTCCGACAGTTCCTGGCCGGGCTATATCGACCGGCCTTGGCGGCTGATGGAAGGCTACCTGCAGCTTGCCGCCGAAGCCGCAGCCGCCATGGATGAGCCGCCGACCCACATCTTTCTGCAAGCCGGCGTCGGCGGTCTTGCCGGCGCGGTCGCGGCCTATGGCCGGCGTGTCTGGGGTGATGCGCCGATCATCGTGGTCGTCGAGCCGGAGCTTGCCCCGGCCCTGATTGCCAGCATCGAGGCGGGCAAGCTTGTGAAAACCGAAGGCGGCGTCTCCGCAATGGGCCGGCTCGACTGCAAGGAGGCGTCGATGATTGCCTTGAAGGGCCTTGCCCGCGATGCCGATCTCTTCATGACCATCAGCGAGGTGGAAGCCGAGGCTGCCATGCAGCCGCTGGCGGATGCCGGCTTGGCGACAACCCCGTCCGGCGGTGCGGGTCTTGCCGGATTGCTGGCGATCGGCGGACAGGCGTCCGACTTCGGTCTTGACAGTCAAAGCCGCGTGCTGGCGATCCTGAGCGAGGAACCCCAATGA
- a CDS encoding glycosyl hydrolase, whose protein sequence is MYASHGFLRSDIGDVDVVYHDGLYHLFHLVLPNHDFIAHAVSTDAMTWRRVKNALFVGDPGEWDDDMLWTMHVSPDPDEEGTWRMFYTGLSRSEYGRVQRIGMARSKDLMTWKRCRKGAYPLEIDGAYYESSIDEGRHWVSFRDPYFFIDPATGQRLLLSSARVRHGPVIRRGCVGLAREVEPDKFVFDPPLHRPGLYDDVEVPNLFVLDDRYYLLGSIREDTKIHYWYADSASGPFENFFNNVLLPNGNYAARVCRNGSKLLLFNFFAKTEYVYGREVVKKLLPPPKELVVAKDGRLLLRSHSGFNDLVTGSDKIDAAGQCRMLYGNPHAGIEDHDGAMFMKCRSGYEAFLLPGRHEEFRLSAEMTLEGSGKGGLVLRINEEGDGYYLSLDLINGIAQMRAWGANATPEFEHAFRYQPLQEAHFRGSKHGPWKIEVVAHGMYLEVSIDGFVVLSLVDDTFADGAVGFYAESATLGVRNVILERLTRPVIEHASEMVYTATHPPEEHAPVPGI, encoded by the coding sequence ATGTATGCTTCTCACGGATTTCTTCGCTCGGACATCGGCGATGTCGATGTGGTCTACCACGACGGGCTCTACCATCTCTTTCACCTGGTTCTGCCCAACCACGATTTCATAGCCCACGCCGTCAGTACCGACGCCATGACATGGCGGCGGGTCAAGAACGCGCTCTTCGTCGGCGATCCTGGCGAATGGGACGACGACATGCTATGGACCATGCATGTCTCGCCGGACCCGGACGAAGAGGGTACATGGCGGATGTTCTACACGGGCCTTTCCCGGTCAGAATACGGTCGCGTGCAGCGCATCGGCATGGCGCGCTCGAAAGACCTGATGACATGGAAGCGTTGCCGGAAGGGCGCCTATCCGCTCGAAATCGACGGCGCCTATTACGAATCGAGCATCGACGAGGGCCGCCACTGGGTGAGCTTCCGCGATCCCTATTTCTTCATCGACCCGGCGACCGGGCAGCGGCTGCTCCTGAGCTCGGCGCGCGTGCGCCACGGACCGGTGATCCGCCGCGGCTGCGTCGGGCTTGCCCGCGAGGTCGAGCCGGACAAGTTCGTCTTCGACCCGCCGCTGCACCGGCCGGGCCTCTACGACGATGTGGAAGTGCCGAATCTCTTCGTGCTCGATGACCGCTACTATCTGCTCGGCTCCATCCGCGAGGACACCAAGATCCACTACTGGTATGCCGACAGCGCGTCGGGGCCTTTCGAGAATTTCTTCAACAACGTGCTTCTGCCGAACGGCAACTATGCCGCCCGCGTCTGCAGGAACGGCAGCAAGCTGCTGCTCTTCAACTTCTTCGCCAAGACGGAATACGTCTATGGCCGCGAGGTCGTCAAAAAGCTCCTGCCGCCTCCGAAGGAACTGGTGGTCGCCAAGGACGGCCGCCTTCTGCTGCGCTCGCACAGCGGCTTCAACGATCTCGTCACCGGCAGCGACAAGATCGATGCCGCCGGCCAGTGCCGCATGCTCTACGGCAACCCGCATGCCGGCATCGAAGATCATGACGGCGCGATGTTCATGAAGTGTCGCAGCGGCTACGAGGCCTTCCTGCTGCCGGGCCGGCACGAGGAATTTCGTCTCAGCGCCGAGATGACGCTCGAAGGCTCCGGCAAGGGCGGTCTCGTGCTCCGCATCAACGAGGAGGGGGACGGCTATTACCTGTCGCTCGACCTCATCAACGGCATCGCCCAGATGCGCGCCTGGGGTGCCAATGCGACGCCGGAATTCGAACACGCCTTCCGTTACCAGCCGCTGCAGGAAGCCCATTTCCGCGGCAGCAAGCACGGTCCGTGGAAGATCGAGGTGGTCGCCCACGGCATGTATCTCGAGGTGTCGATCGATGGCTTCGTCGTGCTGAGCCTCGTCGATGATACTTTCGCCGACGGCGCTGTCGGCTTCTACGCCGAATCGGCGACGCTCGGCGTGCGCAACGTCATCCTCGAGCGGCTGACCCGTCCGGTCATCGAGCATGCGTCCGAAATGGTCTATACGGCGACCCATCCACCGGAGGAGCATGCGCCGGTTCCGGGGATCTGA